Part of the Desulfohalovibrio reitneri genome is shown below.
GGACATCATCCGCTCCGGCGACCCCGACCCCCACCTGGGCTCCGAACTGGCCGACCTGGACAGCCTCACAGAGGAACAGGCGGACGAGCTGCGGCGCACGCCCGTCTTTGCCCGCATTACCCCCGAGCGCAAGCTGGACATCGTGGACCTTCTCCAGCGCGGCGGCCAGGTGGTTGCCATGACCGGAGACGGCGTCAACGACGCACCCGCGCTGAAAAAGGCGGACATCGGCGTGGCCATGGGCAAGCGCGGCTCACAGGCCGCCAAGCAGGCCGCGGACGTCGTCCTCACCAACGACGATTTCACCGCCATCGCCTGGGCCGTGGAGCAGGGTCGGGTCATCTTCCGCAACATCCGCCGCTTCGTGGTCTTTCTCCTCTCCGGCAACGCCGCGGAAGTGGCCGCCGTTGCCCTGGCCATGGCCCTGGGCTGGCCCCTGCCCCTGCTCCCCCTGCAAATCCTCTATCTGAACATGATCTCCGACGTCTTTCCCGCCCTCGCCCTGGGCGTAGGACGCGAATCCGGCGACGTCATGAACCGCCCCCCGCGCGACCCGTCCGAACCCCTTCTCGCCCGCCGCCACTGGTGGGAAATGGCCGGCTACGCCGTCCTCATCGCCGCCGTCTGCCTGGTCGCCTTCGTCCTGGCGGGCACCACGCGCCAAGCCGCCTCCGAAGCCTTCCTCACCCTGGCCCTGGCACGCACCTGGCACGTATTCAACATGCGCGGGCCGGAAGAGCACCCCCTGCGCAACTCCGTCACCAAGAACCCTCTGGCCTGGGGAGCCGTGGCCCTCTCCCTGGCCTTGCTGGCCGCAGCCACCTACACCCCCCTGGCCGCCATCCTCGACCTCCGCCCGCCAACCGGGCCAGCCACCCTCTACGTCCCCCTCCTCAGCCTCGTGCCCCTGGCTGTGGTGCAACTGGTGAAGAGCTTTTGGGGGAAAGAGAGGAATGAGTAAGACGGGTGTACTGCCCCCGGTTTAGCAAGCCTTTTGTAAGAGAGTCCGCGAGTTGATCAGTTCCTGCTCGGTTGTCACCGGGGTTTTATACCCCAGCGCCGAGTGCAGGTAGCCTTGGTTGTATTCTTCGATCCAGGAGCCCAAGGCTTGGTAAAAGGCCGTCGGGCTACGCCATTCATTGATCCAGACCAGCTCTTCCTTCATGGTGCGCATGAAGCGCTCTGTGTCGGCGTTGCCTTTGGGGTTGTTGTAGCTGGTGAAGGCGAGCTTGATGTCCATGACGCGGCAAGCCTTCATAAAGCTCGTCGAGGTCGGTTGGCAGCCGTTGTCGGCCATGAGATGAAGACCGCCGCCGCGCACGCCTTCGGGGAACTGCCTGCCGACAGCCGCGTTGAGCGCCGAGAGCCAATGCCATGCCTTGGCTTGATCGCCGGCGTAGTGGCCGACGACCTTCTTGGTGCGCCAGTCAAGCACAATGACCACGTACAGCCAGCCGTAGCCGTCAATCTTGATTTTGGTCATGTCGATACCCCACCACTCGTTGGGTCGCGAGGGCCGGGGCTTGACGCCGGTCGGCTTGCGTTTGGCCTTGAGTCGCAGGTTGGGCTTCACCGTGAGGTCATGCTCGCTCATGAGCCGGTAGACGCGGTTTTGGCCGACGACAACGCCGTCCACGAAGCGCAGGAACGCCCAGACCCGACGGTATCCCCAGAACGGATGGTCGGCCTTGATGCCGCGAATGCGGGCCAGGAGGTCGGCGTTGCGCTCGGCGACCTTTGCATATGGTCCGCGCTTCATCCGAACGGCCCGCTTTTTTTTAGCTCAATGGTCAACTCACCGATCAGGCTTTTGAGCTTCATGTTTTCGCGCTCAAGTCTGGCCGTACGCTGTGCGCCGTGCTCTTGCTCGAACGCTCTGTGCGCCTGGGCAAGGAATTGATCGCGCCACTTGTAATACTGGTTCTGCGAGATGGCGTACTCGGCGCACACTTCGCCCACGGGTCGTCCTCGAAGGCCTTCGAGGACGACCCGAGTCTTCTGCTCCGGGGTCCACTTCCGTCGCTTCATGGCAAACCTCCTGCCTGTTGAGAAGCCACGGACTTCCACTTAAATCAAGGCTGTTTCAAACTGGGGGCAGGATAGGGGTTTCTCCTTCCTCCCCAAACCCCACCATCCTCTTCCCCCAAATTCGCTTACCGCTCGCTTCGCTCGGGGGCGAGGGGCTGACTTGGTGTAGCCGGGGATCGCGGCCCAATTTCGCGCCCTACGCATCTGACTCCAACCGGCCAGGCCCAAGTTTTATCGGGTGTACTCTCCCCACAATCGCCGATACGCCGGAGCACTCCCGTCCATCCCACTCCCGCGCTCTATCCCGCGTTACACATGCAAAGCTAGTTTGCCGCAGGGTCCAGGGGGCGCGCAGCTCCCTGGTCGCCCGCAAGGGCGAAACGTTTTACCACTCGCTTCGCTCGGGGGCGTGGCACCGACTTGGTGTAGCCGGGGATCGCGGCCCAATTCCACGTCCTATGCATCTGTAACCTTACGATCTGGACGAGGTTTTACCGGGTATACTCTCATCATCGTTGACGATTCGCCGAAGCGCTCCAGTCCATCCCACTCCCGCGCTCTATCCCGCGTTACACATGCAAAGCTAGTTTGTCGCAGGGTCCAGGGGGCGCGCAGCCCCCTGGTCGCTCGCAAGGGCGAAACGTTTTTTGCCTCAGGACATAATCTTTCCATTCCCCTTCTTCCCTGCTACATGGCTCCGCCATGGGTTGGTCTCAGGTTTTTTCTCTGGTCGGCGGCGTGGGGCTGTTTTTGCTGGGCATGCGTTTGATGACGGACGGGCTGCGCTTGGCGGCCGGTTCGGCTTTGAAGCGTATTTTGTCCACCTGGACGCGCAAGCCGTTGTACGGCGTGTTTTCCGGTTTCCTGGTCACGGCGGCGGTGCAGTCGTCGTCTGCCGTGACGGTGGCGGTCATCGGGTTCGTCAACGCCGGGTTGCTTTCGCTGCGACGGACGTTATGGGTGATTTACGGGTCCAACGTGGGCACCACGGTCACGGGCTGGCTGGTGGCGCTCATCGGGTTCAACATCGACGTGAAGGCGTTGGCGCTGCCCATGGTGGGCCTGGGGATGCTGCTGAACGTCACGGGCAACGGCTCCCAGCGGCGGGCCTCGCTGGGCGAGGC
Proteins encoded:
- a CDS encoding IS3 family transposase, with the protein product MKRGPYAKVAERNADLLARIRGIKADHPFWGYRRVWAFLRFVDGVVVGQNRVYRLMSEHDLTVKPNLRLKAKRKPTGVKPRPSRPNEWWGIDMTKIKIDGYGWLYVVIVLDWRTKKVVGHYAGDQAKAWHWLSALNAAVGRQFPEGVRGGGLHLMADNGCQPTSTSFMKACRVMDIKLAFTSYNNPKGNADTERFMRTMKEELVWINEWRSPTAFYQALGSWIEEYNQGYLHSALGYKTPVTTEQELINSRTLLQKAC
- a CDS encoding transposase; translated protein: MKRRKWTPEQKTRVVLEGLRGRPVGEVCAEYAISQNQYYKWRDQFLAQAHRAFEQEHGAQRTARLERENMKLKSLIGELTIELKKSGPFG